Proteins found in one Fulvitalea axinellae genomic segment:
- the secA gene encoding preprotein translocase subunit SecA — translation MINLITKGIAKIFGTKSDRDIKAILPIVAEINAEFAKLSSLSDDDLRGKTQEVIEMINGELKATDDKIESLHKKVEDETSMDLNEKESIFEQIDKLEEQRNEELEVALNKVLPKAFAIVKETARRLKDNGQLEVTANLHDRTVATQSDCVTVDGEKAVWHNTWTAAGTQMTWEMMHYDVQLIGGIVLHQGKVSEMATGEGKTLVATLPAFLNALAKRGVHIITVNDYLAKRDSEWMAPLFQFHGLNVDCIDKWQPNSEERRRAYQADITYGTNNEFGFDYLRDNMTREVGELVQRKKHHYAMIDEVDSVLIDDARTPLIISGPIPRGDEHEFYDLKPRVAHLVDVQKKLATQLLQEAKKKISADDEKDGGLALFRAYRAMPKHKPLIKYLSEQGIKQILQKTENVYLADNQRLMPEADEPLFFTIDEKNNSIDLTEKGIDLLTKTGEDAQFFIMPDIGQEMTKLEEQTDLNEAERVEKKDAIIRDYTEKAERIHSVNQLLKAYTLFEKDQEYVIMDGKVKIVDEQTGRIMEGRRYSDGLHQALEAKESVKVEDATQTYATVTLQNYFRMYHKLAGMTGTAETEAAELWDIYKLDTVVIPTNRPIARNDEEDKVYKTVREKFNAVTDEIVELTQVQKRPVLVGTTSVEISELLSRMLKMKDIRHQVLNAKQHAKEADVVAEAGKPGTVTIATNMAGRGTDIKLTPDSKSAGGLAIIGTERHESRRVDRQLRGRAGRQGDVGSSQFFVSLEDNLMRLFGSERIAKLMDRMGLEEGEVIQAGMITKSIERAQKKVEENNFGIRKRLLEYDDVMNSQREVIYKRRRNALFGERLQVDILNAMYDVCDDVVTKRKVDEEDFQTFQIETATQLGLELSIDEQEFKSISANALTQQLYDKALANYTAKNTAIAERAMPIIKGVYEERGAVVRDILVPFSDGKKIVNVPSNLEKNVETNCTEMFRSLEKIATLAIVDQAWKEHLREMDDLKQSVQNAVYEQKDPLLIYKFEGFNLFKRLMAKINSEIVSFLIKATIPVQEADEVPEARQPQRPAKPEYTESKPELNEPRGQAGRPQAPQPEAPKQEPVRSQKLYGRNDRVKVQYPNGTVKEDVKYKTVEADVKAGRCVIIE, via the coding sequence ATGATAAATCTGATCACCAAAGGGATCGCGAAGATCTTCGGAACAAAATCGGACCGCGACATCAAAGCGATTCTTCCGATTGTCGCCGAAATCAACGCGGAATTCGCAAAACTGTCCTCCCTTTCGGACGATGATTTGAGAGGCAAGACCCAAGAGGTCATCGAAATGATCAACGGTGAGCTAAAAGCCACCGACGACAAGATCGAAAGCCTGCACAAAAAAGTCGAGGACGAAACCTCGATGGACCTTAACGAAAAGGAAAGCATCTTCGAGCAGATCGACAAGCTTGAGGAGCAACGCAACGAAGAGTTGGAAGTAGCGCTTAACAAAGTGCTCCCAAAAGCCTTCGCCATAGTAAAAGAAACCGCTCGCAGGCTCAAAGACAACGGCCAGCTTGAGGTTACCGCCAACCTCCACGACCGCACCGTCGCCACCCAAAGCGACTGCGTAACCGTAGACGGCGAAAAAGCCGTGTGGCACAACACCTGGACCGCCGCCGGCACCCAGATGACTTGGGAAATGATGCATTACGACGTACAGCTGATCGGCGGTATCGTATTGCACCAAGGCAAAGTATCGGAGATGGCGACGGGTGAAGGTAAAACTCTCGTGGCCACCTTGCCCGCATTCCTGAACGCCTTGGCTAAGCGTGGCGTACACATCATCACCGTTAACGACTACCTGGCAAAACGTGACTCCGAATGGATGGCGCCGTTGTTCCAGTTCCACGGCCTGAACGTGGACTGCATCGACAAATGGCAACCCAATTCAGAGGAACGTCGCAGAGCCTACCAAGCCGACATCACTTACGGCACAAATAACGAATTCGGTTTCGACTACCTTCGCGATAACATGACCCGCGAGGTTGGCGAGCTGGTGCAGCGCAAGAAGCACCACTACGCCATGATTGACGAAGTTGACTCCGTTTTGATTGACGACGCGCGGACGCCTTTGATCATCTCCGGCCCGATACCACGCGGCGACGAGCACGAATTCTACGACCTTAAGCCCCGCGTGGCCCATTTGGTCGATGTACAGAAAAAACTGGCGACCCAGCTCCTGCAGGAAGCCAAGAAGAAAATATCGGCCGATGACGAGAAAGACGGCGGACTCGCCCTCTTCCGCGCTTATCGCGCCATGCCTAAGCACAAGCCGCTCATCAAGTACCTGAGCGAGCAAGGCATCAAGCAGATTCTCCAAAAAACGGAGAACGTTTATTTGGCCGACAACCAGCGCCTCATGCCTGAGGCCGACGAGCCGTTGTTCTTCACCATTGACGAGAAAAACAACAGCATCGACCTTACGGAAAAAGGTATCGACTTGTTGACCAAAACCGGTGAGGACGCTCAGTTCTTCATCATGCCGGATATCGGCCAAGAGATGACCAAGCTCGAAGAGCAGACGGATCTCAACGAAGCCGAACGCGTGGAGAAGAAAGACGCCATCATCCGTGATTATACCGAAAAAGCCGAACGTATCCACTCGGTCAACCAATTGCTCAAAGCCTACACGCTTTTCGAGAAAGACCAGGAATACGTGATCATGGACGGCAAGGTCAAGATCGTAGACGAGCAGACCGGCCGTATTATGGAAGGTCGCCGTTACTCAGACGGCCTCCACCAAGCCCTGGAAGCCAAGGAAAGCGTAAAAGTCGAAGACGCCACGCAGACCTACGCTACCGTTACCCTCCAGAACTATTTCAGAATGTACCACAAGCTCGCCGGTATGACCGGTACCGCCGAAACAGAAGCGGCCGAGCTTTGGGACATCTACAAACTCGACACCGTAGTAATCCCGACCAACAGGCCTATAGCCCGTAACGACGAGGAAGACAAGGTATATAAAACCGTAAGGGAGAAGTTCAACGCCGTTACAGACGAGATCGTGGAACTTACCCAAGTGCAGAAACGTCCGGTATTGGTGGGTACCACATCCGTGGAGATTTCCGAACTCCTGAGCCGTATGCTCAAGATGAAGGACATCAGACACCAAGTACTGAACGCCAAGCAACACGCCAAAGAGGCCGACGTAGTGGCCGAAGCCGGTAAGCCGGGTACCGTAACCATCGCCACCAACATGGCCGGTCGTGGTACCGACATTAAGCTGACTCCGGATTCGAAATCGGCGGGTGGTCTTGCCATTATCGGTACTGAGCGTCACGAATCACGCCGGGTAGACCGCCAGCTTAGGGGTCGTGCCGGTCGTCAGGGTGATGTCGGTTCTTCGCAGTTCTTCGTTTCTTTAGAAGATAACCTGATGCGTCTTTTCGGTTCGGAAAGAATCGCCAAACTCATGGACCGCATGGGCCTTGAGGAAGGCGAGGTTATCCAGGCGGGTATGATTACCAAGTCCATCGAAAGAGCGCAGAAAAAAGTCGAGGAAAACAACTTCGGTATCCGTAAGCGACTGCTCGAATATGACGACGTGATGAACTCGCAGCGTGAGGTTATCTACAAGCGCCGTCGCAACGCACTGTTCGGTGAACGTCTGCAAGTCGATATCCTCAACGCCATGTACGACGTTTGCGACGATGTCGTGACCAAGCGTAAAGTGGACGAGGAGGATTTCCAGACTTTCCAGATCGAAACCGCCACGCAACTTGGCCTTGAACTCTCGATCGACGAGCAGGAATTCAAGTCTATTTCGGCCAACGCGCTGACACAACAGCTCTACGACAAGGCCTTGGCCAACTACACCGCCAAGAACACGGCGATAGCCGAAAGGGCCATGCCGATTATCAAAGGCGTGTACGAAGAGCGCGGCGCCGTAGTCCGTGACATTCTCGTTCCGTTCTCTGACGGCAAGAAGATCGTTAACGTGCCTTCCAACCTTGAGAAGAACGTAGAGACTAACTGTACGGAAATGTTCCGCTCATTGGAGAAGATCGCCACCTTGGCCATTGTTGACCAAGCTTGGAAAGAGCACCTCCGCGAGATGGACGACCTCAAGCAGTCTGTACAGAACGCCGTATACGAGCAGAAGGACCCGCTTTTGATCTACAAATTCGAAGGCTTCAACCTGTTCAAGCGCCTGATGGCCAAGATCAACTCGGAAATCGTTTCGTTCCTGATCAAAGCCACTATTCCTGTACAGGAAGCCGACGAAGTGCCGGAAGCCCGCCAACCGCAAAGGCCGGCCAAACCCGAGTACACGGAATCCAAGCCGGAGCTGAACGAGCCCCGTGGCCAAGCGGGACGACCGCAGGCCCCGCAACCGGAAGCTCCGAAGCAGGAGCCTGTACGTTCTCAGAAACTGTACGGACGAAACGACCGCGTAAAGGTCCAGTATCCGAACGGTACGGTGAAAGAAGACGTAAAATACAAGACCGTAGAAGCTGACGTAAAAGCCGGAAGGTGCGTGATCATCGAATAA